The following are from one region of the Vibrio hyugaensis genome:
- a CDS encoding TrkH family potassium uptake protein, which yields MVNLRPVLFVIGLVLSKLALFMYVPTLVAFFTGTGGFLDFAQAVVITHLAAFICLTIGRTAKFKLSVRDMFLITSLVWTIASAFAALPFVFINHISFTDAYFETMSGITTTGSTVLSGLDNMAPSILLWRSILQWLGGIGFIVMAVAILPMLNVGGMKLFQTESSDWSDKSSPRAKTVAKNIVLVYLMLTGLCIVGYLLTGMNLFEAINHAFTTLSTGGYSTSDGSMNHFSNGAHWVATTFMFLGGLPFLLFVAALRKRSVEVLIRDAQVRGFAYLFLFSSLVVSAWLVLRDGYTILDALRVSMFNIVSVVTTTGFGLEDFTAWGALPTTLFAFLMMAGACSGSTSGGIKIFRFQIAMTLLNKQIMKLIHPSGVFVQRYNQRPVNDDIVRSVVAFGLMFFITIIFIAGCLSALGLDPVTSISGSITAVANVGPGMGSVIGPTGNFAPLPDTAKWLLSFGMLMGRLEILTILVLFFPAFWRR from the coding sequence ATGGTCAACTTACGTCCCGTACTGTTTGTTATCGGGCTGGTTTTATCCAAACTGGCCCTTTTTATGTACGTGCCGACTTTGGTCGCGTTTTTCACAGGTACAGGCGGATTCCTCGATTTCGCCCAAGCCGTTGTGATCACCCACCTAGCCGCATTCATCTGTTTGACGATTGGTCGAACCGCTAAATTCAAGCTCAGTGTTCGCGATATGTTCCTCATTACCAGTTTGGTGTGGACCATCGCCAGTGCCTTTGCAGCATTACCATTCGTATTCATCAACCACATTAGCTTTACCGACGCCTACTTCGAAACCATGTCTGGCATCACGACAACCGGTTCTACAGTGCTCAGTGGCTTAGACAACATGGCTCCGAGCATCTTATTGTGGCGATCTATCTTGCAGTGGCTTGGGGGCATTGGCTTTATCGTAATGGCGGTTGCCATCCTACCAATGCTTAACGTCGGTGGTATGAAACTGTTCCAAACCGAATCGTCTGATTGGTCAGACAAAAGTAGTCCAAGAGCCAAGACCGTCGCGAAGAACATCGTATTGGTGTATTTGATGCTGACAGGCTTGTGTATTGTGGGTTATTTGCTGACTGGCATGAACCTGTTTGAAGCCATCAACCACGCCTTCACCACCCTATCTACGGGCGGTTACTCAACATCAGATGGTTCAATGAACCACTTCTCTAATGGCGCACATTGGGTGGCCACCACCTTTATGTTCCTTGGTGGTCTGCCATTCCTATTGTTTGTTGCCGCGTTACGTAAACGCAGTGTCGAAGTCTTAATACGAGACGCCCAAGTGCGCGGTTTTGCCTACTTGTTTTTGTTCTCAAGTCTCGTGGTTTCTGCTTGGCTCGTGCTTCGTGATGGTTACACCATTTTGGATGCACTGCGTGTATCCATGTTCAACATCGTCTCTGTCGTTACGACCACTGGCTTTGGTCTAGAAGACTTCACCGCATGGGGCGCCCTCCCAACGACACTGTTTGCCTTCTTAATGATGGCAGGTGCATGTTCGGGCTCGACCTCAGGAGGGATTAAAATCTTCCGCTTCCAGATCGCGATGACGCTACTTAACAAGCAAATCATGAAGCTGATTCACCCATCTGGCGTATTCGTTCAACGTTATAACCAACGCCCAGTGAACGACGATATTGTTCGCTCAGTGGTGGCATTTGGCTTGATGTTCTTTATTACCATTATCTTCATCGCTGGCTGTTTAAGTGCGCTTGGCCTAGATCCTGTGACCAGTATTTCTGGTTCGATTACTGCGGTAGCAAACGTAGGTCCTGGCATGGGTAGCGTGATTGGCCCAACAGGTAACTTTGCGCCTTTACCAGACACAGCGAAATGGCTCCTAAGCTTTGGTATGTTAATGGGACGCTTAGAAATTTTGACTATTCTTGTACTGTTCTTCCCGGCGTTTTGGCGTAGATAA
- a CDS encoding DUF3157 family protein — MKTWITLATLLATSSVYAAEVVKLADGREVKLNDDFTWEYVVNKTAPKAAETTLEKVEAVEAAAVVASTTAVATVAAPDTTAEIATIPVVNKKVGTTVVVNAKKPTMQLSDSGVDVLIGSASYEDGELIFPTSITNQSSQSVIQVEVEVQVFDMAGKQLAKENITVWQSIKRMADTYLRPQQAEQGKTIKLAVPQSQQYQFSAEVLEVKTR, encoded by the coding sequence ATGAAAACATGGATCACTCTGGCTACCCTACTAGCCACTTCATCCGTTTACGCTGCAGAAGTCGTGAAGCTTGCGGATGGGCGCGAAGTAAAACTGAACGACGACTTCACGTGGGAATATGTCGTAAATAAAACAGCACCAAAGGCCGCAGAAACCACACTAGAAAAAGTTGAAGCGGTAGAAGCGGCGGCAGTGGTAGCCTCGACAACAGCCGTAGCAACAGTAGCTGCACCAGACACAACAGCAGAGATAGCGACGATTCCAGTTGTGAACAAGAAAGTCGGAACCACCGTTGTTGTAAACGCGAAGAAGCCAACCATGCAGCTGTCTGATTCAGGTGTGGATGTATTGATTGGCTCGGCGAGCTATGAAGATGGTGAACTGATTTTCCCAACTTCTATCACTAACCAAAGCTCACAATCAGTGATTCAGGTAGAAGTGGAAGTACAGGTATTCGATATGGCTGGCAAACAATTGGCGAAAGAAAACATCACGGTTTGGCAATCTATCAAACGCATGGCAGATACCTACCTTCGCCCACAACAGGCCGAGCAAGGTAAAACAATTAAATTGGCAGTGCCACAGTCGCAGCAGTACCAGTTCTCTGCAGAAGTATTAGAAGTGAAAACTCGCTAA
- the trhA gene encoding PAQR family membrane homeostasis protein TrhA, translated as MSSPQKAQYSQGEELANSITHGIGMIFGIVGLVLLLIKAFDHQADALTITSMAIYGSSMIVLFLASTLYHAIPYPKAKRWLKTFDHCAIYLLIAGSYTPFLLVSLRTPLAIGLMIVIWTIALIGIIMKVAFVYRFKKLSLMTYLVMGWLSLIVIYQLAINLDIGGLTLLAAGGLVYSIGVIFYVAKRIPFNHAIWHGFVLAGCVCHFFAIYYFVEPI; from the coding sequence ATGTCCTCACCTCAGAAAGCACAATACAGTCAGGGCGAAGAACTGGCCAACTCCATTACTCATGGTATTGGAATGATCTTCGGCATTGTTGGCTTGGTTCTGCTTCTCATCAAGGCTTTCGATCATCAAGCGGATGCGCTGACCATTACCAGTATGGCGATCTACGGCTCGAGTATGATTGTCTTGTTTCTGGCATCCACGCTTTACCATGCGATCCCATATCCGAAAGCCAAACGCTGGCTAAAAACGTTTGACCACTGCGCTATTTATCTACTGATTGCAGGTAGCTATACGCCATTTTTATTAGTGAGCCTACGTACGCCACTAGCAATTGGGTTGATGATTGTGATTTGGACCATTGCTCTGATCGGTATCATCATGAAAGTCGCATTTGTGTATCGGTTTAAAAAGCTGTCTTTGATGACGTACTTAGTGATGGGCTGGTTGTCACTGATTGTGATCTATCAGTTAGCGATTAACCTAGATATCGGTGGTTTAACGTTGCTGGCTGCTGGTGGTTTGGTGTATTCAATAGGGGTGATTTTCTACGTTGCCAAACGAATTCCTTTTAATCACGCGATTTGGCATGGCTTTGTGTTGGCGGGTTGTGTCTGTCACTTCTTCGCGATTTATTACTTTGTCGAGCCTATCTAA